The following coding sequences are from one Mycolicibacterium aichiense window:
- a CDS encoding alpha/beta fold hydrolase, with translation MGARPVVNTSPVSAAELPSGTRVRLSHDVLRLDDGHRVGVSTGGRGVPLVFLHGYGLNARAYLRLLSRLGALGFTVIALDAAGHGGTPTLPAQATLEGRVDLTLRALDSMGVGKAVFLGHSMGGRMIVDLASRAPERVLAAVLLNAAAGAPFDESISPGHRSPRAVVERLLAVAVDAQGDPRRLPVGELAGYVRLMAGALVRNARAPFGLTGSLRALLGSGDFADKLVAMRTNGVPTIVVHGEKDGVVPFENAYDMAERADATLYRVPGAHHSWMLAHPRQGADMVRQLLGAELGRALERVYRDTPDLAADELEPVQLELLRPRAGSRAVASSVSGGRPVDGHRSHRPGSRSRTCCVARRDRFGPCRARCRTFR, from the coding sequence GTGGGAGCCCGACCTGTGGTCAACACCAGCCCGGTGTCCGCCGCAGAATTGCCTTCCGGCACCCGGGTCCGGCTCAGCCACGACGTGCTGCGCCTGGACGACGGCCACCGGGTCGGGGTCTCGACCGGGGGTCGCGGCGTCCCGCTGGTGTTCCTACACGGATACGGGCTGAACGCGCGGGCCTATCTGCGGCTGCTGAGTCGGCTGGGGGCGCTGGGATTCACCGTGATCGCTCTCGACGCCGCCGGGCATGGCGGAACGCCGACACTGCCCGCCCAGGCCACGCTGGAAGGCCGCGTCGATCTGACGCTGCGCGCCCTGGATTCGATGGGCGTCGGTAAAGCGGTCTTTCTCGGCCACTCCATGGGCGGACGGATGATCGTCGACCTGGCGTCGCGCGCACCCGAGCGGGTCTTGGCGGCTGTCTTGCTCAACGCCGCCGCAGGCGCCCCGTTCGACGAGTCGATCTCGCCCGGGCACCGCTCGCCGCGCGCGGTTGTCGAGCGGTTGCTGGCCGTTGCCGTCGACGCCCAAGGCGACCCGAGGCGGCTCCCGGTCGGTGAATTGGCCGGCTACGTGCGGCTGATGGCGGGTGCGTTGGTGCGAAACGCGCGTGCGCCATTCGGACTGACCGGCTCCCTGCGGGCGCTGCTGGGCTCCGGCGACTTCGCCGACAAGCTGGTCGCCATGCGCACCAACGGTGTGCCCACGATCGTCGTCCACGGCGAGAAGGACGGCGTCGTGCCGTTCGAGAACGCCTACGACATGGCTGAGCGTGCCGATGCCACCCTCTACCGGGTTCCGGGCGCGCACCATTCGTGGATGTTGGCTCACCCGCGTCAGGGCGCCGACATGGTGCGCCAGTTGCTCGGCGCAGAACTCGGCCGGGCACTGGAACGGGTGTACCGGGATACCCCGGACCTGGCCGCCGACGAGCTCGAGCCTGTCCAACTCGAATTGCTCCGGCCGCGCGCCGGCAGCCGCGCCGTCGCCTCTTCGGTTTCCGGTGGCCGGCCCGTCGACGGGCACCGGTCGCATCGACCGGGTAGCCGATCCCGGACCTGCTGCGTTGCCCGTCGCGATAGATTCGGGCCATGCAGAGCACGATGCAGAACTTTCCGCTGA
- a CDS encoding YnfA family protein: protein MAVLKSAALFLAAALLEIGGAWLVWQGIREHRGWIWAGFGVIALGAYGFIATLQPDAHFGRILAAYGGVFIAGSLLWGMAADGFRPDRWDVTGSVICLLGVALIMYAPRR, encoded by the coding sequence ATGGCTGTGCTGAAATCCGCGGCTCTGTTCCTGGCTGCGGCGCTTCTGGAGATCGGTGGCGCCTGGCTGGTGTGGCAGGGCATCCGCGAGCACCGGGGCTGGATTTGGGCCGGTTTCGGCGTAATCGCTTTGGGCGCTTACGGTTTCATCGCGACGCTGCAGCCCGACGCACACTTCGGCCGGATTCTTGCAGCTTACGGCGGGGTGTTCATCGCGGGTTCACTGCTGTGGGGAATGGCGGCCGACGGGTTCCGTCCAGACCGCTGGGATGTGACCGGTTCGGTGATCTGCCTGTTGGGAGTGGCACTGATCATGTACGCGCCACGACGCTGA
- a CDS encoding CsbD family protein — protein sequence MAGNSGPEEGIKGVVEDVKGKAKEAVGAVTGSDDLTEEGKAQQDKAEAQRDAAAKEAEAEKARGEAKAQEKRQESHQ from the coding sequence ATGGCAGGCAACAGCGGACCCGAAGAGGGCATCAAGGGCGTCGTCGAAGACGTCAAGGGCAAGGCCAAGGAAGCCGTCGGCGCCGTGACCGGCAGCGATGACCTCACCGAAGAAGGCAAGGCCCAGCAGGACAAGGCCGAGGCTCAGCGCGACGCTGCGGCCAAGGAAGCCGAGGCCGAAAAGGCTCGCGGCGAGGCCAAGGCCCAAGAGAAGCGGCAGGAGTCGCACCAGTAG
- a CDS encoding nitroreductase/quinone reductase family protein, giving the protein MSATPRQRVVNVVQRRVANPLMRLVPIQTLLETTGRKSGRPRTTPIGGRLDGDTFWLVSEFGDRSQYVRNIAANPRVRVRIRGRWHSGTAVVLPGDDARARLAKLPRMNSAAVRAMGDNLLTIRVDLD; this is encoded by the coding sequence ATGAGTGCGACTCCCCGGCAGCGCGTCGTCAACGTCGTCCAGCGGCGGGTAGCCAACCCACTGATGCGGCTGGTCCCGATTCAGACGCTGCTGGAAACGACCGGGCGAAAATCCGGCCGACCGCGGACCACCCCGATCGGCGGTCGACTCGACGGTGACACGTTCTGGTTGGTGTCGGAATTCGGCGATCGATCCCAATACGTCCGCAACATCGCGGCCAACCCGCGGGTACGGGTCCGCATCCGCGGTCGCTGGCACAGCGGTACCGCGGTGGTGCTACCTGGAGACGACGCGCGAGCGCGACTGGCCAAGCTTCCGCGGATGAACAGTGCGGCGGTGCGCGCGATGGGAGACAACCTGCTCACCATCCGCGTGGACTTGGACTAG
- a CDS encoding YncE family protein, giving the protein MANTTGVTEGSNVTGVAVAERVAAERSLWLSALPSIRRAPIGDLLPQLLGGAELEPLTEPIAAPVMTVARTLAAGHGPVSDIAVSPDGRHLVTAHYGADVVCVIDTATLSVTATIDGISEPYAAVIVGDRAYVSAASNAEDAVVAVDTRTATPLAAKTFDMTLSGLAVSPAGDVLYVGRTGEDGVDIAVIDIESGSVTDVAIPAAPGASIETVRLNADGTRLFAALSTPMGGMLAIIDTRARAVKAAVSIDGSIGDIAVVPNGRTVFATGWDIELGGVIHVIDVAGARVTDTIDMGGVPTQLVLSRGGACAYIVDRDEIAVMCTATTEIVDSVAIGPQLSCLAVDPVRNRLYAADYAGAITAVRLDPAAPQPQLAVAAS; this is encoded by the coding sequence ATGGCAAACACAACGGGAGTTACGGAAGGGTCCAATGTCACCGGTGTCGCGGTGGCTGAGCGGGTCGCCGCAGAGCGCTCTTTGTGGCTGTCGGCGCTGCCCTCGATCCGGCGAGCCCCGATCGGTGATCTGCTGCCGCAGCTGCTGGGCGGCGCCGAACTGGAGCCGCTGACCGAGCCGATCGCGGCGCCGGTCATGACCGTTGCGCGCACACTCGCCGCCGGGCATGGACCCGTCAGCGACATCGCCGTCAGCCCCGACGGCCGTCATCTGGTCACCGCCCACTACGGCGCCGACGTGGTGTGCGTCATCGACACCGCGACGCTGTCGGTCACCGCGACCATCGACGGGATCAGCGAGCCCTACGCGGCCGTCATCGTCGGTGACCGCGCCTATGTCAGTGCGGCCTCCAACGCCGAGGACGCCGTCGTCGCCGTCGACACCCGCACCGCGACCCCGCTCGCGGCCAAGACTTTCGACATGACCCTCTCCGGCCTGGCCGTCAGCCCGGCCGGCGACGTGCTCTACGTCGGCAGGACCGGCGAGGATGGTGTCGATATCGCGGTCATCGACATCGAATCCGGCTCGGTCACCGACGTGGCCATCCCGGCCGCGCCCGGCGCCTCCATCGAGACGGTTCGGCTCAACGCCGACGGCACCCGTCTGTTCGCCGCGTTGAGCACCCCGATGGGCGGCATGCTGGCGATCATCGACACCAGGGCCCGCGCGGTCAAGGCCGCCGTGTCCATCGACGGCTCGATCGGTGACATCGCTGTTGTGCCCAACGGCCGCACCGTTTTTGCCACCGGATGGGACATCGAGCTCGGCGGCGTCATCCATGTCATCGACGTCGCCGGTGCTCGGGTGACCGACACCATCGACATGGGCGGCGTCCCCACGCAACTGGTGCTCAGCCGCGGCGGTGCGTGCGCCTACATCGTCGACCGTGACGAGATCGCGGTGATGTGCACCGCCACCACCGAGATCGTCGACAGCGTCGCCATCGGCCCGCAGCTGTCCTGCCTCGCTGTCGACCCGGTGCGGAACCGGTTGTACGCGGCCGACTACGCGGGTGCGATCACCGCCGTTCGGCTGGATCCGGCAGCGCCGCAGCCGCAGTTGGCCGTCGCCGCTTCCTGA
- a CDS encoding oxygenase MpaB family protein → MPLPHQLLERKIRSDFDKNIRGKFFRGLEFAEPEGDPGWFGPGSAVWHVHSHTPALIFGLQCAAFIERFDPSIFWMGSDHSRVVEHDDDGNPTGRLDLKGSGIRLAHSVAFFIGTAYGSTATAERVAETVRAMHHTIKGVRPDGLPYDADDPEWLRWNYATVVWGIATGHELYHPTPLRNIDRYYGEFVRVGHALGGTDLPSTKAETLDCLRSYLPRLALTHGAAMFTGPNLQNNPDVPQEAKFFDWAIRDSMPDWAAQMLGYQPPHPVERAARRAATWAALNGTHLAMDPLPEFQQACRRVADGTMVDHTEPSYVLGSDPIRSRETVEYMV, encoded by the coding sequence CTGCCGCTGCCGCACCAGCTTCTCGAGCGCAAGATCAGAAGCGATTTCGACAAGAACATCCGAGGAAAGTTCTTCCGTGGGCTGGAGTTCGCCGAGCCGGAAGGTGACCCGGGCTGGTTCGGTCCCGGAAGCGCGGTCTGGCATGTTCATTCGCACACCCCCGCACTGATCTTCGGACTGCAGTGCGCCGCGTTCATCGAACGCTTCGATCCGAGCATCTTCTGGATGGGCTCCGACCACTCCCGGGTGGTCGAGCACGATGACGACGGCAACCCCACGGGCCGGCTGGATCTCAAGGGGTCCGGGATTCGTCTGGCGCACTCGGTGGCGTTCTTCATCGGAACCGCCTACGGATCCACCGCCACCGCCGAGCGGGTCGCCGAAACCGTGCGGGCTATGCACCACACGATCAAGGGGGTGCGACCCGACGGCCTGCCCTACGACGCCGACGATCCGGAATGGCTGCGCTGGAATTACGCCACTGTCGTGTGGGGAATCGCGACGGGCCACGAGCTCTATCACCCGACGCCGCTGCGCAACATCGACCGCTATTACGGCGAGTTCGTCAGGGTCGGCCATGCCCTTGGCGGCACCGACCTGCCATCGACCAAGGCCGAGACCCTGGATTGCCTGCGGTCGTATCTGCCGCGGCTTGCTCTGACCCACGGTGCCGCCATGTTCACCGGACCCAACCTGCAGAACAATCCGGACGTTCCGCAGGAGGCCAAGTTCTTCGACTGGGCCATCCGCGACAGCATGCCCGACTGGGCGGCGCAGATGCTCGGGTATCAACCGCCTCATCCGGTCGAACGGGCCGCGCGGCGTGCCGCAACCTGGGCCGCCCTCAACGGGACACACCTTGCGATGGATCCACTGCCGGAGTTCCAGCAAGCCTGCCGGCGGGTGGCCGACGGCACGATGGTGGACCACACGGAGCCGTCCTACGTCTTGGGCAGCGACCCGATCCGCAGCCGTGAGACTGTCGAATACATGGTGTGA
- a CDS encoding TetR/AcrR family transcriptional regulator yields the protein MPSATRWAGLSATDRQAERRALLVRAAYVLFGDGGETAVSVRSVCREAELNTRYFYESFSDTDALLGAVYDEVAGELGGLLTAAMAGAANRRARLAAGIRAVLEFSSADPRRGKILFTEARTNPALAARRTLAQDHVRELVLDEHRRTAPESDRVATEVGAAMYAGAMAELAQQWLAGTLGDDVDAVVAHAVRLLLPN from the coding sequence ATGCCGAGTGCCACCCGGTGGGCGGGTCTATCCGCGACCGACCGACAGGCCGAGCGCCGGGCCCTTCTGGTCCGCGCCGCCTACGTGTTGTTCGGCGACGGCGGCGAAACCGCGGTGTCCGTGCGGTCGGTGTGCCGGGAAGCCGAACTCAACACGCGTTACTTCTATGAGAGCTTCAGCGATACCGACGCGCTTCTGGGCGCCGTGTACGACGAGGTGGCCGGAGAACTCGGCGGGCTACTGACCGCGGCGATGGCCGGTGCCGCCAACCGGCGGGCCCGGCTTGCGGCCGGCATCCGAGCCGTGCTCGAGTTCAGTTCGGCAGACCCGCGGCGGGGCAAGATCCTGTTCACCGAAGCTCGCACCAACCCGGCACTGGCGGCTCGCCGGACCCTGGCCCAGGACCACGTCCGCGAGCTCGTGCTTGACGAGCATCGCCGGACCGCGCCCGAATCCGACCGGGTGGCAACCGAAGTCGGCGCCGCGATGTATGCGGGCGCGATGGCCGAGTTGGCTCAGCAGTGGCTGGCCGGCACCCTTGGCGATGATGTCGACGCCGTCGTCGCCCACGCCGTTCGGCTACTGCTGCCGAACTAG
- a CDS encoding MFS transporter: MTEVTSPAPGRAYRVLLTQGTLYTTGTQLANVSVVLPFICAQEGYYWAAGLLYPAYCIGIVGGNSLSPYVLARARHLKHLVIAATTFLMATLVVISAFSAWTKWFIAGIFLAVSLATGIVGGVSKVAFSEVVSSKLAEQRRSDLILTQGAIGAILAIGTTLVLLPFLAQRDPAHSHLDLLWLGSSGLLAAAIAAVFIGPVRASEVDRVTFKDTYRDGVRAARSQSWFRRYALVQLLFVPVSLGTSFYSIHASVNHSDTAGSLHVLVISSSIGMVAGALFWRFVSRALGVRGMLINSALLGSAAAAICVVMEYRDDLNHIWIYGIVFILATMANQAIFSASLAWIGAFAPEDHRATLLGFGSLIIAVESSLLGAALGAVAQSAAVVGPIITILGLNVLAGMAAVWVAPGREG; the protein is encoded by the coding sequence ATGACCGAGGTGACTTCGCCGGCGCCGGGCCGGGCCTATCGTGTGCTGCTCACCCAGGGCACGCTCTACACGACGGGCACCCAGCTGGCCAACGTATCGGTGGTCCTGCCGTTCATCTGCGCCCAGGAGGGGTACTACTGGGCCGCCGGGCTGCTCTACCCCGCCTACTGCATCGGGATCGTCGGGGGTAACTCCCTGTCGCCCTACGTCCTCGCCCGAGCTCGCCACCTCAAACACCTGGTCATCGCGGCCACCACATTTCTGATGGCGACCCTGGTGGTGATCAGCGCGTTCTCGGCGTGGACCAAGTGGTTCATCGCGGGTATCTTCCTTGCGGTCTCACTTGCCACCGGAATCGTCGGGGGAGTCTCGAAAGTTGCTTTCTCGGAGGTGGTTTCGAGCAAGTTGGCAGAACAGCGCCGCAGCGATCTGATTCTCACGCAGGGTGCGATCGGCGCGATACTGGCGATCGGGACGACTCTGGTGCTGCTGCCTTTCCTAGCTCAGCGCGACCCCGCCCACAGCCATCTGGACCTGCTCTGGCTGGGCTCGTCGGGACTGCTTGCCGCCGCGATCGCCGCGGTGTTCATCGGTCCGGTGCGTGCGTCCGAGGTCGACCGGGTGACGTTCAAGGACACCTACCGCGACGGTGTGCGGGCAGCGCGGTCACAATCGTGGTTTCGCCGCTATGCGCTCGTCCAGTTGCTGTTCGTCCCGGTCAGCCTCGGCACGTCGTTCTACAGCATCCATGCGTCGGTGAATCACAGCGACACCGCAGGCAGCCTGCACGTCCTGGTGATCTCCTCGAGTATCGGCATGGTGGCGGGCGCACTGTTCTGGCGCTTCGTCAGCCGTGCCCTGGGGGTGCGCGGCATGCTGATCAACAGCGCTCTGCTCGGGTCGGCGGCCGCCGCCATCTGCGTGGTGATGGAGTACCGCGACGACCTCAACCACATCTGGATCTACGGCATCGTGTTCATCCTGGCGACGATGGCCAACCAAGCCATCTTCAGCGCCAGTTTGGCCTGGATCGGCGCGTTCGCCCCCGAGGATCACCGCGCCACCCTGCTGGGTTTCGGTTCGCTGATCATCGCCGTGGAGTCGTCGCTTCTCGGTGCGGCACTCGGCGCGGTGGCTCAGAGCGCCGCGGTGGTCGGTCCGATCATCACGATCCTGGGACTCAACGTGCTGGCCGGGATGGCGGCGGTGTGGGTGGCGCCCGGCCGAGAGGGCTAG
- a CDS encoding DUF3060 domain-containing protein, whose product MNPDDDPEKRIQQLERPLTEQAHTSELGISGPPSSWAPPPPGYYGPPMPQPSVSSSTPGLRLGWIVFVLLVLGLTVGGGAILITSHLNASRTSPGLPTISGGGGTFTTAIRPSRSTPAPPSNSAATEAPPEAGQNLSVSGVNENKRLACDDSVVTISGMDNTVVITGRCKRVQVSGMNNIVTVDAADAIEASGMDNKITYHVGSPTIDKSGFSNTVQQG is encoded by the coding sequence ATGAACCCAGACGACGATCCCGAGAAACGCATTCAGCAACTCGAGCGTCCGCTGACCGAGCAGGCGCACACCAGCGAGCTGGGGATCTCCGGACCGCCGAGCAGCTGGGCGCCGCCTCCCCCCGGCTATTACGGCCCGCCGATGCCGCAGCCGTCCGTTTCGTCATCCACCCCGGGCTTGAGACTCGGCTGGATTGTGTTCGTGCTGTTGGTGCTTGGGCTCACCGTAGGCGGTGGCGCGATCCTCATCACCAGTCACCTCAACGCCAGCCGGACGTCGCCGGGCCTGCCCACCATCTCCGGCGGCGGTGGCACGTTCACCACGGCCATCCGGCCCAGCCGCAGCACCCCGGCTCCCCCGTCGAATTCGGCTGCCACCGAGGCCCCGCCTGAAGCAGGCCAGAATCTCAGCGTCTCCGGTGTCAACGAGAACAAGCGGCTCGCGTGCGACGACAGCGTGGTCACCATCAGCGGCATGGACAACACCGTGGTGATCACCGGCCGCTGCAAGCGCGTTCAGGTGTCCGGCATGAACAATATCGTCACCGTCGATGCGGCCGACGCCATCGAGGCATCCGGGATGGACAACAAGATCACCTACCACGTCGGCTCACCGACGATCGACAAGTCGGGCTTCTCCAATACTGTCCAGCAGGGTTGA
- a CDS encoding cupin domain-containing protein, producing the protein MTIRLVTCAAIALLLCPAMTTVTASATPAGGDVTRIDLAKGDTETPVSITTDGPATQIVQSLSMAPGATSGWHTHPGTELSVITGGAVALQTAGMCTPVTYAAGQAVAIPAGVAHRVANESGSRAEVVVTYTLPVAAPVREDAADVCAE; encoded by the coding sequence ATGACCATCCGACTGGTGACCTGCGCCGCGATCGCGCTGCTGCTGTGCCCGGCGATGACCACCGTAACGGCCTCGGCGACGCCAGCCGGCGGCGACGTGACGCGCATCGACCTCGCCAAGGGAGACACCGAGACGCCGGTGTCGATCACCACCGACGGGCCCGCGACGCAGATCGTCCAGAGCCTGTCGATGGCGCCCGGCGCGACCAGCGGTTGGCACACCCACCCCGGCACCGAATTGTCGGTGATCACCGGCGGCGCGGTGGCATTGCAGACCGCCGGTATGTGTACCCCGGTGACCTACGCCGCCGGGCAGGCGGTCGCGATTCCGGCCGGCGTTGCGCATCGCGTCGCCAACGAATCCGGTTCGCGCGCCGAGGTCGTCGTCACCTACACGCTGCCGGTCGCCGCCCCGGTCCGCGAGGACGCTGCCGACGTGTGCGCTGAATAG
- a CDS encoding amino acid ABC transporter substrate-binding protein/permease, translating to MLTTGLFAPARASADGENYLIATDTTFAPFEFQDKQGNFVGIDMDLIRAIAEDQKFTVDIKPLGFDAALQAVQANQVDGVIAGMSITDKRKQVFDFSEPYFESGIQMAVLKTNNDIKSYEDLRGQRVAVKNGTQGATFANSIKDKYGFQVVSFADSSSMFDEVKTGNSVAVFEDYPVLLYGIAQGNGFKTVTPKEEPTGYGFAVNKGRNAELIKKFNAGLDNLKKSGKYDQIVNSYLGEGASKDDNSFFGLIKSTYPILLQGLKMTVILTVVSIAIALVLGVIFGLFRVSRSIVLRAIGTTFVDIFRGTPLLVQAFFIYFGIPSALGFQMSALTAGIITLSLNAGAYMTEIVRGGIQSVDKGQMEAARSLGIGYLPTMRKVILPQAIRTMIPSYINQFVITLKDTSILSVIGIAELTQTGRIIIAGNFQSFKMWLIIGIIYFIVIMALTKLSDRVEKRIVK from the coding sequence ATGCTCACCACCGGACTGTTCGCGCCCGCGCGGGCATCAGCCGACGGCGAGAACTACCTGATCGCCACCGACACCACCTTCGCTCCGTTCGAATTCCAGGACAAGCAAGGCAATTTCGTCGGAATCGACATGGATCTCATCCGCGCGATCGCCGAGGATCAGAAATTCACCGTCGACATCAAACCGCTCGGCTTCGACGCTGCACTGCAGGCCGTACAGGCCAATCAGGTCGACGGCGTGATCGCCGGTATGTCGATCACCGACAAGCGCAAACAGGTCTTCGATTTCTCCGAGCCGTACTTCGAGTCCGGTATTCAGATGGCGGTGCTGAAGACCAACAACGACATCAAGTCCTATGAGGACCTGCGCGGCCAGCGGGTGGCGGTCAAGAACGGCACCCAGGGCGCGACCTTCGCCAACTCCATCAAGGACAAGTACGGCTTCCAGGTGGTCTCGTTCGCGGACTCCTCGTCGATGTTCGACGAGGTCAAGACCGGCAACTCCGTGGCGGTATTCGAGGATTACCCGGTGCTGCTGTACGGCATCGCGCAAGGCAACGGCTTCAAGACCGTCACCCCCAAAGAGGAGCCGACCGGCTACGGCTTCGCGGTGAACAAGGGCCGCAACGCCGAGCTGATCAAGAAGTTCAACGCCGGTCTGGACAACCTCAAGAAGTCCGGGAAGTACGACCAGATCGTCAACAGCTACCTCGGTGAAGGCGCCTCGAAGGATGACAATTCATTCTTCGGGCTGATCAAGAGCACCTACCCGATCCTGCTGCAGGGGCTGAAGATGACCGTCATATTGACGGTCGTCTCGATCGCGATCGCCCTGGTACTCGGAGTCATCTTCGGCCTGTTCCGGGTATCCCGGTCTATCGTGCTGCGTGCGATCGGCACGACGTTCGTCGACATCTTCCGCGGCACACCACTACTGGTGCAGGCCTTCTTCATCTACTTCGGCATCCCATCGGCGCTGGGCTTCCAGATGAGCGCGCTGACCGCGGGCATCATCACCCTGTCGCTGAACGCGGGCGCGTACATGACCGAAATCGTGCGCGGCGGCATTCAGTCCGTCGACAAAGGACAGATGGAGGCGGCCCGCAGTCTGGGCATCGGATATCTGCCGACGATGCGAAAAGTCATACTGCCCCAGGCCATCCGGACGATGATCCCGTCGTACATCAACCAGTTCGTGATCACGCTGAAGGACACCTCGATCCTGTCGGTGATCGGCATCGCCGAACTGACGCAGACCGGCCGCATCATCATCGCCGGCAACTTCCAGTCGTTCAAGATGTGGCTGATCATCGGGATCATCTACTTCATCGTCATCATGGCGCTCACCAAACTCTCCGACCGCGTCGAGAAAAGGATCGTGAAATGA
- a CDS encoding amino acid ABC transporter ATP-binding protein, whose protein sequence is MTDLVPDSAETKPEGTVMIHIEELKKSFGELVVLDGITTDIKQGEVVCVIGPSGSGKSTFLRCLNKLEDITAGKVMVGDFDLTDRKVDLDKVRQHIGMVFQHFNLFPHMTVLQNVTLAPLTTKKMDKAAAEKKAMELLGQVGLAEKAHVKPATLSGGQKQRVAIARALAMDPSIMLFDEATSALDPEMVGDVLQVLRDLAEGGMTMVVVTHEMGFAREVASRVIFMADGNIVEDDAPDQVFDHPKSERLQEFLSKVL, encoded by the coding sequence ATGACCGACCTCGTTCCCGATTCCGCCGAAACGAAGCCGGAAGGCACGGTGATGATCCACATCGAAGAGCTCAAGAAGTCGTTCGGTGAACTCGTGGTCCTCGACGGCATCACCACCGACATCAAGCAGGGCGAGGTGGTGTGCGTCATCGGCCCGTCCGGGTCGGGAAAGTCGACGTTCCTGCGCTGCCTGAACAAGCTCGAGGACATCACCGCGGGCAAAGTGATGGTCGGCGACTTCGATCTCACCGACCGCAAAGTCGACCTCGACAAGGTTCGCCAGCACATCGGCATGGTGTTCCAGCATTTCAACCTGTTTCCGCACATGACAGTCCTGCAGAACGTCACGCTGGCGCCGCTGACGACCAAGAAGATGGACAAGGCCGCGGCCGAGAAGAAGGCGATGGAGCTGCTCGGCCAGGTCGGTCTCGCTGAGAAGGCCCACGTGAAGCCCGCGACGCTCTCCGGGGGCCAGAAGCAGCGGGTGGCGATCGCGCGGGCACTGGCGATGGATCCGTCGATCATGTTGTTCGACGAGGCGACGAGTGCCCTGGACCCGGAGATGGTCGGCGACGTTCTGCAGGTACTGCGAGACCTGGCCGAGGGCGGTATGACGATGGTGGTCGTCACCCATGAGATGGGTTTCGCCCGCGAGGTCGCCTCGCGGGTGATCTTCATGGCTGACGGCAACATCGTCGAGGACGATGCCCCCGACCAGGTTTTCGACCACCCCAAAAGCGAACGGCTGCAGGAGTTCCTGTCGAAGGTGCTGTGA
- the thpD gene encoding ectoine hydroxylase yields the protein MSGHPHDNYPTRLERPADPIARIEPTVWGEGNDGPLSEHDLKTMAANGYLTRPQTLGQNWLRPMGDELARIGGLIDDEDPRIVRERQGGIRSVFEPHLFSDVIAEVIGLDTVLPVARQLLGSDVYLHQARVNLMPGFTGTGFYWHSDFETWHAEDGMPTMRAVSCSIALSENYPYNGSLMVMPGSHRTFFPCVGATPTRNHTSSLVRQEVGVPDQATLTAAANRHGVDQITGPPGGGLWFDCNIMHGSGSNITPFPRSNIFLVFNSVENKLCQPFAAAEPRPEYLAARTTEPFSVQSATA from the coding sequence GTGAGCGGTCACCCCCACGACAACTACCCGACCCGGCTCGAGCGCCCGGCCGACCCGATCGCTCGAATCGAGCCGACGGTGTGGGGCGAGGGCAACGATGGACCGCTGTCCGAGCATGACCTGAAAACGATGGCAGCCAACGGCTACCTCACTCGTCCTCAGACACTCGGACAGAACTGGCTCAGACCGATGGGTGATGAGCTGGCTCGTATCGGCGGCCTGATCGATGATGAGGATCCGCGCATCGTTCGCGAACGGCAGGGCGGCATCCGCTCGGTGTTCGAGCCGCATCTGTTCAGTGACGTCATCGCAGAAGTGATCGGCCTCGACACCGTTCTACCGGTAGCGCGTCAATTGCTCGGCAGCGACGTCTATCTGCACCAGGCCCGGGTCAACCTGATGCCGGGATTCACAGGGACCGGCTTCTATTGGCATTCGGACTTCGAGACCTGGCACGCCGAGGACGGTATGCCGACGATGCGTGCGGTGTCGTGCTCGATCGCGCTCTCCGAGAACTATCCGTACAACGGCTCACTCATGGTCATGCCCGGATCGCATAGGACGTTTTTCCCGTGCGTGGGTGCTACGCCGACACGCAACCACACGTCCTCGCTGGTCCGGCAGGAAGTCGGTGTGCCCGATCAAGCAACCCTGACCGCGGCAGCGAATCGGCACGGAGTCGACCAGATCACCGGCCCGCCCGGCGGCGGATTGTGGTTCGACTGCAACATCATGCACGGATCGGGATCCAACATCACACCGTTCCCACGGTCGAACATCTTCCTGGTGTTCAACTCGGTCGAAAACAAACTCTGCCAGCCCTTCGCGGCGGCCGAGCCGCGTCCTGAGTATCTCGCCGCGCGCACCACCGAGCCGTTTTCCGTGCAGTCCGCAACCGCATAG